Proteins encoded within one genomic window of Hermetia illucens chromosome 2, iHerIll2.2.curated.20191125, whole genome shotgun sequence:
- the LOC119648599 gene encoding tigger transposable element-derived protein 6-like: protein MHNLSSKRIRNGACYDVDRAVSIWFDQMRASGAIISTNMILEKSKQFAVTLNKDFNPTTGWLWRWQKREGISLKKIHGEAASADSGSANNFINTLFPNLIEGYKSSDIFDADESDRLTLLFICNATGDYKKAKFISECDAAPSAKNEQEDITETISDLSGDEFDNYIRCDDNLVCCGQLTDEEIVKEISLEKEDNEDYSDSDAEDEIPDEIPSLSNVLNSLTTVRKFLLPQNEFIQELENIEEYVYKNYLKKITQSKITDYFKETPASE, encoded by the exons ATGCATAACCTGTCAAGCAAGCGAATTAGAAATGGTGCATGTTACGATGTTGACCGAGCTGTTTCAATTTGGTTTGATCAAATGAGAGCATCGGGTGCAATCATTTCAACAAATATGATTTTGGAAAAATCAAAACAGTTTGCTGTGACATTGAATAAGGATTTTAATCCCACTACCGGCTGGCTGTGGCGCTGGCAGAAACGTGAGGGAATatccttgaaaaaaattcatggaGAAGCTGCATCTGCCGATTCGGGAAGTGCAAATAATTTCATCAACACACTTTTCCCGAATTTGATTGAAGGTTACAAATCATCAGATATATTTGACGCCGACGAGAGTG ATCGTTTAACTTTGCTTTTCATATGTAATGCCACCGGTGATTATAAAAAA GCTAAATTCATTTCCGAATGTGACGCAGCACCATCTGCAAAAAATGAGCAGGAGGATATCACTGAAACCATCAGTGACTTATCAGGGGATGAATTCGACAACTACATCCGTTGTGACGATAATTTGGTGTGCTGTGGACAACTTACAGATGAAGAGATagttaaagaaatttcattggAAAAGGAAGATAATGAAGACTACTCCGATAGTGATGCAGAGGATGAAATTCCTGATGAAATTCCTAGTCTTTCGAATGTGCTAAATTCCCTAACAACCGTCCGAAAGTTTTTATTGCCTCAAAATGAGTTCATACAGGAGCTGGAAAACATTGAGGAATATGTTTATaaaaactatttgaaaaaaattactcaGTCGAAAATTACTGATTATTTTAAAGAAACTCCTGCCTCAGAATGA